From a region of the Narcine bancroftii isolate sNarBan1 chromosome 5, sNarBan1.hap1, whole genome shotgun sequence genome:
- the LOC138764264 gene encoding histone-lysine N-methyltransferase PRDM9-like isoform X3 — protein MWRSHVGKAGFTGLDVPKPEFMARRNRGRQPQLYESSDSEEDWTPKLHTKNAQRARIFRHPFINENSKKVKSVIKVTSHSEKDKREDLGGFTETPNSQKEDVILVKRIKRATAISSRKVLRSTSEKSIQENEKRYNLRNKERKIYTEEQELCDDNYFFCEDCEKFFIEECPVHGPPIFMKDISVEFNHPDRACLTLPEGLRVAMSKIPKAGLGVWNEGKLIPRGIHFGPYEGEISNEEAAVDSGYSWVISQVNNIEYIDAQDESKSNWMRFVNCARKEEEQNLVAFQHRGKIYYRTCKPVHPHCELLVWYGDDYARELGITWTTMWMSSQEPKSVQVQNDCHPCPHCNVTFTTADFLKRHLRRHPEASRQTSTAQTSFAIGNLNLQRKRWQDPFTPPEGRREFVKSGDHQTGTKEREHECSDCGKRFLRAGNLHQHKRIHTGERPYKCSDCGKRFIRAGNLHQHKRIHTGERPYKCSDCGKRFIRAGNLHQHKRIHTGERPYKCSDCGKRFLWAGILHQHKRIHTGERPYKCSDCGKRFLWAGNLHQHKRIHTGERPYKCSDCGKRFLRAGNLHQHKRIHTGERPYKCAACGQSFVYLYQQKAHTCFETCDVCGNKFKDMATFAVHLRGCRQIRSKLY, from the exons GAGCCAGAATCTTTAGGCATCCTTTTATCAATGAAAATAGCAAGAAGGTCAAGTCTGTCATAAAG GTCACATCCCATTCAGAAAAGGACAAAAGAGAAGATTTGGGAGGATTTACTGAGACACCGAATTCACAGAAGGAAGACGTGATTTTAGTTAAAAGAATCAAAAGGGCAACAG CTATCTCCAGCAGAAAGGTGTTGAGATCAACAAGTGAAAAATCAATCCAAGAAAATGAGAAAAGATATAACCTAAGAAATAAAGAGAGGAAAATTTATACAGAAGAACAGGAGCTTTGTGATGACAATTATTTTT TCTGTGAAGATTGTGAGAAATTTTTTATTGAAGAATGTCCTGTGCATGGTCCTCCCATCTTCATGAAAGACATCAGTGTAGAGTTCAATCATCCAGACAGAGCATGTTTAACTCTTCCCGAGGGTCTCAGGGTCGCCATGTCAAAGATTCCAAAAGCTGGTCTTGGTGTCTGGAATGAAGGGAAGCTTATTCCCAGAGGGATTCATTTTGGACCCTACGAAGGAGAGATTTCCAATGAAGAAGCAGCAGTGGACAGTGGCTACTCATGGGTG ATCAGTCAGGTGAACAACATTGAATACATTGATGCACAGGATGAATCTAAATCAAACTGGATGAG GTTTGTGAATTGTGCCAGGAAAGAGGAGGAGCAGAATCTTGTTGCCTTCCAGCACCGTGGAAAGATTTATTACCGGACCTGCAAGCCTGTTCATCCTCACTGCGAGTTACTGGTGTGGTACGGCGATGACTATGCCAGGGAGCTTGGAATTACATGGACCACAATGTGGATGTCAAGTCAAGAACCAAAAT CAGTACAAGTCCAAAACGACTGCCATCCTTGCCCTCACTGCAATGTTACATTTACCACAGCAGATTTCCTAAAACGGCACTTAAGGCGGCATCCCGAAGCATCGAGACAAACGTCAACTGCACAAACGTCTTTTGCTATTGGAAACCTAAACTTGCAGCGCAAACGTTGGCAGGATCCCTTCACACCACCTGAAGGAAGGAGAGAATTTGTAAAGTCAGGTGATCATCAAACAGGTACAAAGGAGAGAGAGCATGAATGTTCAGACTGTGGGAAGAGATTCTTACGGGCAGGGAACCTCCACCAACACAAGCGGATCCACACGGGAGAGAGACCGTATAAATGTTCAGACTGTGGGAAGAGATTCATACGGGCAGGGAACCTCCACCAACACAAGCGGATCCACACGGGAGAGAGACCGTATAAATGTTCAGACTGTGGGAAGAGATTCATACGGGCAGGGAACCTCCACCAACACAAGCGGATCCACACGGGAGAGAGACCGTATAAATGTTCAGACTGTGGGAAGAGATTCTTATGGGCAGGGATCCTCCACCAACACAAGCGGATCCACACGGGAGAGAGACCGTATAAATGTTCAGACTGTGGGAAGAGATTCTTATGGGCAGGGAACCTCCACCAACACAAGCGGATCCACACGGGAGAGAGACCGTATAAATGTTCAGACTGTGGGAAGAGATTCTTACGGGCAGGGAACCTCCACCAACACAAGCGGATCCACACGGGAGAGAGACCGTATAAATGCGCTGCTTGTGGGCAGAGCTTTGTTTATCTCTATCAGCAGAAAGCTCACACTTGCTTTGAAACTTGCGATGTGTGTGGGAATAAATTCAAGGATATGGCAACGTTCGCAGTTCACCTGAGAGGATGCAGGCAAATCCGTTCTAAATTGTATTAA
- the LOC138764264 gene encoding histone-lysine N-methyltransferase PRDM9-like isoform X4, with protein MARRNRGRQPQLYESSDSEEDWTPKLHTKNAQRARIFRHPFINENSKKVKSVIKVTSHSEKDKREDLGGFTETPNSQKEDVILVKRIKRATAISSRKVLRSTSEKSIQENEKRYNLRNKERKIYTEEQELCDDNYFFCEDCEKFFIEECPVHGPPIFMKDISVEFNHPDRACLTLPEGLRVAMSKIPKAGLGVWNEGKLIPRGIHFGPYEGEISNEEAAVDSGYSWVISQVNNIEYIDAQDESKSNWMRFVNCARKEEEQNLVAFQHRGKIYYRTCKPVHPHCELLVWYGDDYARELGITWTTMWMSSQEPKSVQVQNDCHPCPHCNVTFTTADFLKRHLRRHPEASRQTSTAQTSFAIGNLNLQRKRWQDPFTPPEGRREFVKSGDHQTGTKEREHECSDCGKRFLRAGNLHQHKRIHTGERPYKCSDCGKRFIRAGNLHQHKRIHTGERPYKCSDCGKRFIRAGNLHQHKRIHTGERPYKCSDCGKRFLWAGILHQHKRIHTGERPYKCSDCGKRFLWAGNLHQHKRIHTGERPYKCSDCGKRFLRAGNLHQHKRIHTGERPYKCAACGQSFVYLYQQKAHTCFETCDVCGNKFKDMATFAVHLRGCRQIRSKLY; from the exons GAGCCAGAATCTTTAGGCATCCTTTTATCAATGAAAATAGCAAGAAGGTCAAGTCTGTCATAAAG GTCACATCCCATTCAGAAAAGGACAAAAGAGAAGATTTGGGAGGATTTACTGAGACACCGAATTCACAGAAGGAAGACGTGATTTTAGTTAAAAGAATCAAAAGGGCAACAG CTATCTCCAGCAGAAAGGTGTTGAGATCAACAAGTGAAAAATCAATCCAAGAAAATGAGAAAAGATATAACCTAAGAAATAAAGAGAGGAAAATTTATACAGAAGAACAGGAGCTTTGTGATGACAATTATTTTT TCTGTGAAGATTGTGAGAAATTTTTTATTGAAGAATGTCCTGTGCATGGTCCTCCCATCTTCATGAAAGACATCAGTGTAGAGTTCAATCATCCAGACAGAGCATGTTTAACTCTTCCCGAGGGTCTCAGGGTCGCCATGTCAAAGATTCCAAAAGCTGGTCTTGGTGTCTGGAATGAAGGGAAGCTTATTCCCAGAGGGATTCATTTTGGACCCTACGAAGGAGAGATTTCCAATGAAGAAGCAGCAGTGGACAGTGGCTACTCATGGGTG ATCAGTCAGGTGAACAACATTGAATACATTGATGCACAGGATGAATCTAAATCAAACTGGATGAG GTTTGTGAATTGTGCCAGGAAAGAGGAGGAGCAGAATCTTGTTGCCTTCCAGCACCGTGGAAAGATTTATTACCGGACCTGCAAGCCTGTTCATCCTCACTGCGAGTTACTGGTGTGGTACGGCGATGACTATGCCAGGGAGCTTGGAATTACATGGACCACAATGTGGATGTCAAGTCAAGAACCAAAAT CAGTACAAGTCCAAAACGACTGCCATCCTTGCCCTCACTGCAATGTTACATTTACCACAGCAGATTTCCTAAAACGGCACTTAAGGCGGCATCCCGAAGCATCGAGACAAACGTCAACTGCACAAACGTCTTTTGCTATTGGAAACCTAAACTTGCAGCGCAAACGTTGGCAGGATCCCTTCACACCACCTGAAGGAAGGAGAGAATTTGTAAAGTCAGGTGATCATCAAACAGGTACAAAGGAGAGAGAGCATGAATGTTCAGACTGTGGGAAGAGATTCTTACGGGCAGGGAACCTCCACCAACACAAGCGGATCCACACGGGAGAGAGACCGTATAAATGTTCAGACTGTGGGAAGAGATTCATACGGGCAGGGAACCTCCACCAACACAAGCGGATCCACACGGGAGAGAGACCGTATAAATGTTCAGACTGTGGGAAGAGATTCATACGGGCAGGGAACCTCCACCAACACAAGCGGATCCACACGGGAGAGAGACCGTATAAATGTTCAGACTGTGGGAAGAGATTCTTATGGGCAGGGATCCTCCACCAACACAAGCGGATCCACACGGGAGAGAGACCGTATAAATGTTCAGACTGTGGGAAGAGATTCTTATGGGCAGGGAACCTCCACCAACACAAGCGGATCCACACGGGAGAGAGACCGTATAAATGTTCAGACTGTGGGAAGAGATTCTTACGGGCAGGGAACCTCCACCAACACAAGCGGATCCACACGGGAGAGAGACCGTATAAATGCGCTGCTTGTGGGCAGAGCTTTGTTTATCTCTATCAGCAGAAAGCTCACACTTGCTTTGAAACTTGCGATGTGTGTGGGAATAAATTCAAGGATATGGCAACGTTCGCAGTTCACCTGAGAGGATGCAGGCAAATCCGTTCTAAATTGTATTAA